One stretch of Enterobacter sp. RHBSTW-00994 DNA includes these proteins:
- a CDS encoding phage integrase Arm DNA-binding domain-containing protein, whose translation MAARPRTHKISIPNLYCKLDKRTGKVYWQYKHPISGRFHSLGTDESEAKQVANEANIIIAEQRTRQILRVNDRLARMQGKRTDITVTEWIDKYITIQEDRLNNNELRPNSFLQKNKPLRLFREHCGMRHLKDIETLDIAEITDDIKNAGHGRMAQIVRLVLVDVFKEAQHAGHVPPGYNPAMATKQPRHKVTRQRLSFEEWKSIYDAAENQQSYLQCGMLLALVTGQRLGDICNMKFSDIWDDMLHIEQEKTGSKLAIPLNLKCEALGLTLRDVVAKCRDAVISKYLVHFRHSTSKSTRGDSVSSSSLTTTFKKARNKCGIEWEKGTAPTFHEQRSLSERIYREQGIDTQKLLGHRSRKMTDKYNDDRGKDWVVVDAKTG comes from the coding sequence ATGGCTGCTAGACCACGCACACACAAAATTTCTATTCCTAATCTGTATTGCAAGTTAGATAAGAGAACTGGAAAGGTTTACTGGCAGTATAAACACCCCATTTCTGGGCGCTTTCATAGTCTTGGAACAGATGAGTCCGAAGCAAAACAGGTAGCTAACGAGGCCAATATCATTATTGCCGAGCAGCGAACCCGGCAAATCCTTCGCGTTAATGACCGCCTTGCAAGAATGCAAGGGAAAAGGACAGATATAACTGTTACTGAGTGGATCGATAAATATATAACGATACAAGAGGATCGTCTCAATAATAACGAACTACGACCAAACTCTTTTCTACAGAAAAATAAACCGTTGCGGCTCTTCAGAGAACACTGTGGTATGCGTCATCTGAAAGATATAGAAACTCTTGATATCGCGGAAATCACCGATGATATTAAAAATGCAGGGCATGGACGAATGGCGCAGATTGTACGTTTGGTTCTGGTTGATGTGTTTAAAGAAGCTCAGCATGCAGGACATGTCCCTCCTGGCTATAACCCAGCGATGGCTACCAAGCAACCACGGCATAAAGTCACCAGACAGCGGCTTTCATTTGAAGAATGGAAGTCAATTTATGATGCGGCAGAGAATCAGCAATCGTATCTGCAATGTGGGATGTTACTTGCTCTGGTCACCGGGCAAAGGCTTGGTGATATTTGTAACATGAAATTCTCAGATATATGGGACGATATGCTCCATATTGAACAAGAAAAGACAGGTTCAAAACTGGCTATTCCTCTTAACCTGAAATGCGAGGCATTAGGATTGACGCTTCGCGATGTGGTTGCAAAATGCCGGGATGCAGTTATTAGCAAATACCTGGTTCACTTTCGCCACTCGACTTCTAAATCGACCAGGGGAGATAGTGTTTCTTCAAGCAGCCTTACAACCACCTTTAAAAAAGCCAGGAATAAATGCGGTATTGAATGGGAAAAAGGAACAGCACCAACCTTCCATGAACAACGCTCTTTATCTGAGAGAATTTATAGAGAGCAAGGGATAGATACTCAGAAGTTACTTGGGCACAGATCAAGAAAAATGACTGACAAATATAACGATGACCGAGGCAAGGATTGGGTTGTTGTCGATGCTAAAACGGGATAA
- a CDS encoding excisionase codes for MSRMMPLIDWAQEEFGEQAPSERVLKKYAKGRMMVPPAVKVGRYWMVDREARYVGVIAEPVVPANSNPRLKRIIADGC; via the coding sequence ATGTCCCGCATGATGCCTTTAATCGACTGGGCACAAGAAGAGTTTGGAGAACAAGCGCCAAGTGAGCGTGTATTGAAAAAATACGCTAAGGGCCGAATGATGGTTCCGCCAGCCGTTAAGGTTGGCCGCTATTGGATGGTTGACCGTGAGGCTCGTTACGTAGGAGTAATAGCCGAACCTGTTGTCCCTGCTAATTCAAACCCCAGATTAAAACGGATCATTGCTGATGGCTGCTAG
- a CDS encoding chromosome partitioning protein ParB: MANSFKQMTRDGTIKRTDTGMFISLDEIYAREGFNKREDDERTRQADDDLFSYLMNGGSVPPLEVIARDEGGVWVVEGHRRRRCYARCAEAGKPVDRIHIMPFNGNDVQRLARIMTSNNQLPLSDMEQAAVIQELHNAFNQTTSEIAKLVNKSVPTVEKLLLLSAANHDVQREVKSGTVSVDVAVNRVKEFGEKAGEVLQKDKASAAAKGKKKVTRSVIAPEISVKKARRLVELISLAGISDTGVISLEGLVHAEVLEIIDEHKAIAAHRHGATS; encoded by the coding sequence ATGGCTAACTCATTCAAGCAAATGACCCGTGACGGGACAATCAAGCGCACAGATACCGGGATGTTCATCAGTCTCGATGAAATCTATGCGCGTGAAGGTTTCAACAAGCGTGAAGACGATGAACGCACCCGCCAGGCTGATGATGACCTGTTCAGCTATCTGATGAACGGCGGATCAGTTCCACCACTGGAAGTTATCGCTCGTGATGAAGGTGGAGTGTGGGTTGTTGAAGGTCACCGTCGCCGCCGATGCTATGCACGCTGCGCTGAAGCTGGCAAGCCAGTAGACCGCATACACATCATGCCGTTTAACGGTAACGATGTTCAGCGCCTGGCGCGCATCATGACCAGTAACAACCAGCTGCCACTCTCCGATATGGAACAGGCTGCAGTTATTCAGGAGCTGCATAACGCCTTCAACCAGACCACCAGCGAGATTGCAAAACTGGTCAACAAATCTGTGCCGACTGTTGAAAAACTTCTGCTACTAAGCGCTGCTAACCACGACGTACAGCGGGAAGTTAAGTCCGGTACCGTGTCAGTAGATGTAGCTGTGAACCGCGTAAAAGAGTTCGGCGAAAAAGCCGGTGAGGTTCTTCAGAAGGATAAAGCTTCTGCTGCTGCCAAAGGTAAGAAGAAAGTTACCCGTAGCGTTATAGCGCCAGAAATTAGCGTGAAGAAAGCGCGTCGTCTTGTAGAGCTGATCAGCCTGGCAGGTATAAGCGACACAGGTGTTATCTCTCTCGAAGGATTGGTCCATGCAGAAGTGCTGGAAATTATCGACGAGCACAAAGCTATCGCCGCTCATCGCCATGGAGCAACATCATGA
- a CDS encoding IS1 family transposase (programmed frameshift): protein MASVSISCPSCSATDGVVRNGKSTAGHQRYLCSHCRKTWQLQFTYTASQPGTHQKIIDMAMNGVGCRATARIMGVGLNTILRHFKKLRPQSVTSRIQPGSDVIVCAEMDEQWGYVGAKSRQRWLFYAYDRIRRTVVAHVFGERTLATLERLLSLLSVFEVVVWMTDGWPLYESRLKGELHVISKRYTQRIERHNLNLRQHLARLGRKSLSFSKSVELHDKVIGHYLNIKHYQ from the exons GTGGCTTCTGTTTCTATCAGCTGTCCCTCCTGTTCAGCTACTGACGGGGTGGTGCGTAACGGCAAAAGCACTGCCGGACATCAGCGCTATCTCTGCTCTCACTGCCGTAAAACATGGCAACTGCAGTTCACTTACACCGCTTCTCAACCCGGTACGCACCAGAAAATCATTGATATGGCCATGAATGGTGTTGGATGCCGGGCAACCGCCCGCATTATGGGCGTTGGCCTCAACACGATTTTACGTCACT TTAAAAAACTCAGGCCGCAGTCGGTAACCTCGCGCATACAACCGGGCAGTGATGTGATTGTCTGCGCTGAAATGGACGAACAGTGGGGCTACGTCGGTGCTAAATCACGTCAGCGCTGGCTGTTTTACGCGTATGACAGGATACGGAGGACGGTTGTGGCGCACGTCTTCGGTGAACGCACTCTGGCCACACTGGAGCGTCTTCTGAGCCTGCTGTCGGTCTTTGAGGTCGTGGTATGGATGACGGATGGCTGGCCGCTTTATGAATCACGCCTGAAGGGAGAACTGCACGTTATCAGCAAGCGTTACACTCAGCGCATTGAGCGACATAACCTGAATCTGAGACAACATCTGGCAAGGCTGGGACGGAAGTCACTGTCGTTCTCAAAATCGGTGGAGCTGCATGACAAGGTCATCGGGCATTATCTGAACATAAAACACTATCAGTAA
- a CDS encoding LexA family transcriptional regulator codes for METVGQRIKGLRRITKTSQKELGKFCGVSDVAVGYWEKDVNVPGGEALGKLAKYFNTSIDYILYGTQFEDKLITSMRRLPVISWVQAGRFTETSPAEIVSEANRWVETALRVSDRSFALDVQGDSMTNPNGLPTIPQGATVIVDPDAEPMNGKIVVARLDGTNEATVKKLVIDGHQKFLVPLNPRYPNIPINGNCIIIGVVKGVQYEI; via the coding sequence ATGGAAACGGTTGGGCAGAGAATTAAAGGGCTAAGACGAATAACTAAAACATCGCAGAAGGAATTAGGTAAATTCTGCGGCGTAAGTGATGTCGCTGTCGGCTACTGGGAAAAAGATGTCAATGTTCCAGGTGGTGAGGCATTAGGTAAGCTGGCGAAATATTTCAACACTTCTATTGACTACATTCTCTATGGAACTCAATTTGAAGATAAGTTAATCACTAGCATGAGGAGGCTCCCTGTTATTTCTTGGGTGCAGGCAGGGCGTTTTACCGAAACAAGTCCAGCTGAGATTGTGAGTGAGGCTAATCGGTGGGTCGAGACTGCTCTTCGCGTAAGTGATCGCTCCTTTGCACTTGATGTACAGGGCGACTCTATGACCAACCCTAACGGTTTGCCTACAATCCCTCAAGGAGCAACTGTAATTGTTGATCCTGATGCGGAGCCTATGAATGGCAAAATTGTGGTTGCTCGATTGGATGGAACGAACGAAGCGACAGTAAAGAAACTCGTCATAGACGGGCATCAAAAATTTCTAGTTCCGCTAAACCCACGCTACCCAAACATTCCCATTAACGGCAACTGCATCATCATCGGTGTAGTTAAAGGCGTTCAGTACGAAATCTAA
- a CDS encoding Cro/CI family transcriptional regulator, with protein MTTDEVEKYFGSTEKVAVFFGITSEAVYQWRNRPGRLIPKGRAAEAAYRTEGKLPFRPELYGKSN; from the coding sequence ATGACGACCGATGAAGTAGAGAAATATTTCGGCAGTACCGAAAAGGTTGCGGTTTTTTTCGGTATCACAAGTGAGGCGGTTTACCAGTGGCGCAATCGACCTGGGCGACTGATTCCAAAGGGCAGGGCAGCTGAGGCTGCATATCGCACCGAGGGTAAATTGCCTTTCCGTCCTGAGCTGTATGGCAAGTCTAACTAG
- a CDS encoding YmfL family putative regulatory protein: MGNEHWKVEKQPAWLVAAIRKTIAALPGGYVEAAEILDVTQDALFNRLRTGGDQIFPMGWAMVLQKAAGVSYIADAFSRETDNGIHVPGAVPDDENEEIGLKLAELVGRLGELVNAYRHYIEDGVVDKGEWQSLNDIAYQFRVTLMTFLNLISRVYCLPEMGDARECAAPGVVACRFSGETNA; the protein is encoded by the coding sequence GTGGGTAATGAACACTGGAAGGTAGAGAAACAACCAGCCTGGCTGGTAGCCGCAATTCGTAAGACGATCGCAGCTTTGCCGGGTGGATATGTGGAAGCAGCCGAAATACTGGACGTAACACAGGATGCACTGTTCAACCGTCTGCGTACTGGTGGTGATCAGATCTTCCCAATGGGTTGGGCGATGGTCCTGCAAAAGGCTGCTGGTGTGAGTTATATCGCCGATGCATTTTCCCGTGAAACAGATAACGGGATACATGTTCCTGGTGCTGTTCCAGATGACGAAAACGAAGAGATTGGCCTGAAGCTGGCAGAGCTGGTGGGGCGGCTCGGTGAGTTGGTCAATGCATACCGCCATTACATCGAAGATGGCGTTGTGGATAAAGGCGAGTGGCAGAGTCTTAACGATATTGCATATCAATTCAGGGTCACTCTCATGACGTTCCTGAATCTGATTTCTCGTGTTTATTGCCTTCCAGAAATGGGTGACGCCCGCGAGTGTGCAGCTCCGGGCGTCGTGGCGTGTCGATTCAGTGGAGAAACTAACGCATGA
- a CDS encoding DUF4222 domain-containing protein encodes MRELNRRFKDHRGITVHVIRWEPQTRRVIYLREGYDHECFSPLEQFQRKFTELKDCHEPVNAIPADSD; translated from the coding sequence ATGCGAGAACTTAACCGGCGATTCAAAGACCACAGAGGTATCACCGTCCACGTCATCAGATGGGAGCCACAGACTCGACGCGTTATATACCTTCGCGAAGGGTACGATCATGAGTGCTTCAGCCCTCTTGAGCAATTCCAGCGCAAGTTTACAGAGTTAAAGGACTGCCATGAGCCTGTTAATGCCATCCCGGCCGATAGTGATTAA
- a CDS encoding conserved phage C-terminal domain-containing protein has product MSLLMPSRPIVINPDLAYSIGLNEAIALQQVNYWLKETTSGLERDGVRWIYNTNEQWLEQFPFWSESTLKRTFTRLKNLGVLKVEQLNKSQRDMTNYYTINYESELLDEVKVTKSKSSKCTLPSGQNEPMEEVKVELSIGSKRADVIRSNCTDVLTENTTENTTDIKTPSCPVASQPDRDVLITDQAKQVLVHLNQVTNSRYQVSTTSLQNIRARIGEGFTVEELTLVVDYCNAKWGNDLKMSDYLRPQTLFQPSKFPGYLKSANNWAKAGRPARVNGEWAREDGVFRSSFQNTDYSKVPNGFRGANS; this is encoded by the coding sequence ATGAGCCTGTTAATGCCATCCCGGCCGATAGTGATTAACCCTGACCTTGCATACAGCATTGGCCTGAACGAGGCTATTGCGTTGCAGCAGGTGAACTACTGGCTGAAAGAAACCACCTCCGGACTGGAGCGTGACGGCGTGCGCTGGATTTACAACACCAACGAGCAGTGGCTGGAGCAGTTCCCGTTCTGGTCTGAGTCTACGCTGAAGCGCACATTCACCCGCCTGAAGAACCTCGGCGTGCTCAAAGTTGAGCAGCTGAACAAGTCTCAGCGCGACATGACGAACTACTACACGATCAACTACGAAAGCGAGCTTTTAGATGAGGTCAAAGTGACCAAATCGAAGAGTTCAAAATGCACTCTTCCATCAGGTCAAAATGAACCGATGGAAGAGGTCAAAGTGGAACTCTCCATCGGGTCAAAACGAGCCGATGTCATCAGGTCAAATTGCACCGATGTTCTTACAGAGAATACAACAGAGAATACTACAGATATTAAAACCCCTTCTTGTCCGGTTGCCTCGCAACCAGACCGTGATGTGCTGATCACCGATCAGGCTAAACAGGTTTTGGTTCACCTGAATCAGGTGACTAACTCCCGGTATCAGGTTTCAACCACCTCGCTACAAAACATCCGCGCCCGCATTGGTGAAGGGTTCACCGTGGAAGAGCTTACGCTGGTGGTGGACTACTGCAACGCGAAGTGGGGCAATGACCTGAAGATGTCCGATTACCTCAGGCCACAGACGTTGTTCCAGCCGTCCAAGTTCCCTGGCTACCTGAAATCTGCGAACAACTGGGCCAAAGCTGGCCGACCAGCCCGTGTTAACGGTGAGTGGGCCCGCGAAGATGGCGTATTCCGTTCCAGCTTCCAGAACACTGACTACAGCAAAGTCCCCAACGGTTTCAGAGGAGCGAACTCATGA
- a CDS encoding MT-A70 family methyltransferase: MKYSLIYADPAWEYGNTVSNGAATNHYGTMKLIDMKRLPVWDLAADDAVLAMWFTGTHTREAIELAEAWGFKVRTMKGFTWVKFNQLAEQHINKALQAGGVEDFYDFLNLLNAQTRMNGGNYTRANTEDILIATRGNGLERQCASIKQVIYSPLGEHSKKPAEARFRLEKLYGDVPRIELFSRCGAPGWDHWGNQAESAAVELIPGVAVPVTNNREHAA; the protein is encoded by the coding sequence ATGAAATACTCTCTGATTTACGCTGACCCAGCCTGGGAATACGGCAACACCGTCAGCAACGGCGCGGCTACAAATCACTACGGCACAATGAAGCTGATCGACATGAAGCGTCTTCCAGTGTGGGACCTTGCTGCCGATGATGCTGTTCTGGCCATGTGGTTCACCGGCACGCATACCCGCGAGGCAATCGAACTGGCTGAGGCGTGGGGCTTTAAGGTCCGCACGATGAAGGGCTTCACCTGGGTTAAGTTCAACCAGCTGGCTGAGCAGCACATCAACAAAGCGCTTCAGGCTGGTGGAGTGGAGGACTTTTACGACTTTCTCAACCTTTTAAACGCGCAGACGCGCATGAACGGCGGCAACTACACCCGAGCCAATACCGAGGACATACTGATCGCCACCAGGGGGAATGGACTGGAACGCCAGTGCGCCAGCATCAAACAAGTTATCTACAGCCCACTCGGTGAGCACAGCAAAAAGCCAGCAGAGGCGCGCTTCCGTCTGGAGAAGCTTTACGGTGACGTTCCGCGCATTGAACTCTTCAGCCGCTGTGGTGCGCCTGGCTGGGACCACTGGGGTAATCAGGCCGAGTCAGCTGCAGTCGAGTTGATTCCCGGTGTTGCTGTTCCGGTCACAAATAATCGGGAGCATGCAGCATGA
- a CDS encoding RusA family crossover junction endodeoxyribonuclease has product MRLILPFPPSVNTYWRAPNKGPLKGRHLISEKGRAYQSAACAAIIEQLRCLPKPSSSPAAVEILLFPPDARRRDIDNYNKALFDALTHAGIWEDDSQVQRMLVEWGPKVPGGRVEISIKKHEPLAGAAA; this is encoded by the coding sequence ATGAGACTGATTCTCCCGTTTCCCCCGAGCGTAAACACCTACTGGCGAGCCCCTAACAAGGGGCCGTTAAAAGGCCGCCATCTTATCAGTGAGAAAGGCAGGGCATATCAGAGTGCGGCATGCGCAGCGATTATTGAGCAACTGCGTTGCCTTCCAAAACCATCATCATCACCAGCTGCGGTGGAGATCCTTCTCTTTCCGCCAGATGCACGCCGCCGCGACATCGATAATTACAACAAGGCTCTGTTTGACGCGCTTACGCACGCTGGCATCTGGGAGGATGACAGCCAGGTGCAGAGAATGCTGGTGGAGTGGGGCCCGAAAGTACCCGGTGGACGAGTAGAGATATCGATCAAGAAACATGAACCTCTGGCGGGTGCAGCCGCCTGA
- a CDS encoding phage antirepressor KilAC domain-containing protein, translating into MNITVMCPSHHAGAMGQQITMSSREIAKLVDSRHSNVCVTIERLMNSGVIGGYAALQYTHPQNQQVYHYYEVNKRDSYVIVAQLCPEFTARLVDRWQELESGAGMVVPQTLPEALRLAADLAEQKQRLSEELAIAAPKAEFVDRYVKATGSMTFRQVAKLLNAKEPEFAMFLIENGIMYRLNRVLTPKSKHIEAGRFEVKTGTTNQTNYAFNQSRFTAKGVRWIGGLWAEHIAKGQIA; encoded by the coding sequence ATGAATATCACCGTAATGTGTCCGAGCCACCACGCCGGAGCGATGGGGCAGCAAATAACGATGTCCAGCCGTGAGATTGCAAAGCTGGTCGACTCACGCCACAGCAACGTATGTGTGACCATCGAGCGCCTCATGAATTCTGGCGTAATTGGGGGGTATGCTGCATTGCAGTACACCCACCCTCAGAACCAGCAGGTTTACCACTACTACGAAGTTAACAAGCGAGACAGCTATGTGATCGTCGCGCAGTTGTGCCCGGAGTTTACCGCCCGTCTGGTTGACCGCTGGCAGGAACTGGAGAGCGGGGCCGGGATGGTGGTACCGCAAACACTTCCTGAAGCACTTCGCCTCGCTGCCGATCTTGCCGAACAGAAGCAACGCCTGAGTGAAGAACTGGCCATAGCAGCGCCTAAGGCTGAATTTGTTGATCGCTACGTCAAAGCCACTGGCTCAATGACGTTCCGGCAGGTTGCTAAACTCCTGAACGCCAAAGAACCAGAGTTCGCGATGTTCCTCATTGAGAACGGCATCATGTACCGGTTAAACCGTGTGCTTACACCAAAGAGCAAGCACATCGAAGCAGGGCGCTTCGAAGTTAAGACAGGGACCACCAACCAGACTAACTACGCATTCAATCAGTCCCGCTTTACTGCAAAGGGCGTGCGCTGGATTGGCGGCCTGTGGGCTGAACATATTGCTAAGGGGCAAATTGCGTGA
- a CDS encoding DUF968 domain-containing protein, whose amino-acid sequence MRAILTPEVAPMSGVVLFRPGNELLWLFRRGRVVIETPSEAIQHLPSGLIPEAHQPLKDDVSMQELFLNERVIQRAGGLSGLDAWLERKFECQWPHNEWHSKDFTLLRHAPGSIRLCWGCDNQLREQTTERLAGIAMQNLVKWLQERVNIMLGFSADHTLTLPEFCWWMVRNDLADLIPESVANQALRIKPESHTSVMRESDIVPSLPATEILQEKVKKIVSVKVDPESPESFMLRPKRRRWENEKYTRWVKSQQCSCCNNPADDPHHLIGHGQGGMGTKAHDLFVIPLCRAHHDELHADPVAFEAKHGDQLTLLFRFLDRALAIGALA is encoded by the coding sequence GTGAGAGCCATACTGACACCTGAAGTTGCGCCTATGTCCGGGGTAGTTCTGTTCCGCCCTGGAAACGAACTGCTGTGGCTGTTTCGTCGTGGCCGGGTGGTGATTGAAACTCCTTCGGAAGCCATCCAGCATCTGCCATCTGGGCTGATTCCTGAAGCTCACCAGCCACTGAAAGATGATGTAAGTATGCAGGAACTTTTCCTGAACGAGCGGGTTATTCAGCGTGCTGGTGGACTGAGTGGCCTTGATGCCTGGCTGGAACGTAAATTCGAATGTCAGTGGCCGCACAACGAATGGCACTCAAAGGACTTCACACTGCTACGCCACGCCCCCGGCAGTATTCGACTGTGCTGGGGATGCGATAACCAGTTGCGTGAACAAACCACTGAAAGACTGGCAGGAATTGCCATGCAGAACCTGGTAAAATGGCTGCAGGAAAGGGTGAATATCATGCTGGGTTTCAGCGCTGACCACACCCTGACGTTGCCGGAGTTTTGCTGGTGGATGGTACGTAACGATCTGGCTGACCTGATTCCTGAATCAGTGGCTAACCAGGCGCTACGGATTAAGCCTGAATCGCACACCTCAGTGATGCGGGAAAGCGATATTGTTCCGTCATTACCGGCAACTGAAATCCTCCAGGAGAAAGTTAAGAAGATAGTCTCGGTGAAGGTCGATCCTGAATCACCTGAATCTTTCATGTTGAGGCCAAAGCGCCGCCGCTGGGAGAACGAGAAGTACACCCGTTGGGTGAAGTCGCAGCAGTGCAGTTGCTGCAATAACCCGGCAGACGACCCCCACCACCTGATAGGCCACGGGCAGGGCGGAATGGGTACCAAAGCGCATGACCTGTTCGTGATACCGCTGTGCAGAGCGCATCACGACGAGTTGCACGCTGATCCTGTGGCATTTGAAGCGAAGCACGGCGACCAGTTAACGCTGTTGTTTCGGTTTTTAGATCGTGCGCTGGCAATAGGCGCACTGGCGTAA
- a CDS encoding DUF1133 family protein, producing the protein MINPSEVGKSGEMVRLRTLESIWVQGKLRMWGRWSYIGGGSGGNMFNQLLASGKITKTAINDALRRMKKSGITKPELEAYLREILDSKNKTGLAFCSDEEGLKVDGVIASVLMNDEYRGLYGVIVDRHRLRKSKLQMANELNSKHPDWTLITCRRRIDTWVSLAESILYAPLCDAFGTNGDRFKLQSEQESA; encoded by the coding sequence ATGATCAATCCTTCAGAAGTTGGCAAATCCGGCGAGATGGTTCGCCTTCGCACTCTCGAAAGCATCTGGGTACAGGGCAAGCTCCGCATGTGGGGCCGCTGGTCATACATCGGTGGTGGTTCAGGCGGAAACATGTTCAACCAGCTGCTGGCATCCGGGAAAATCACCAAGACCGCAATCAACGATGCGTTGCGCCGAATGAAGAAATCCGGCATCACTAAACCTGAGCTGGAAGCTTACCTGCGCGAAATCTTAGACAGCAAAAACAAAACAGGACTCGCTTTCTGCTCAGACGAAGAAGGCCTTAAGGTGGATGGTGTTATTGCTTCGGTTCTGATGAATGATGAATACCGTGGTTTATATGGCGTAATAGTTGACCGTCACCGGCTGCGTAAGAGCAAACTGCAGATGGCCAACGAGCTTAATTCAAAACACCCTGACTGGACCCTAATCACATGCCGCCGACGCATTGACACATGGGTAAGTTTGGCAGAATCGATCCTGTACGCTCCACTTTGTGATGCGTTTGGCACAAATGGCGACAGATTTAAGTTGCAGAGTGAGCAAGAAAGTGCTTAA
- a CDS encoding phage holin family protein, with protein MSDPVSGTTVAAGGLMGASMFGLATGIDYGVVFGAFAGAVFYVATAVNISRLKLVGYFITSFIFGVIGAPLLGSYFSKWTGYSDRPLDALGAVIVAAVAIKLLTFVNSQDLGSLFGILSRLRGGGASNGNK; from the coding sequence ATGTCCGATCCTGTTTCTGGCACTACGGTAGCGGCTGGTGGTCTGATGGGGGCCAGCATGTTTGGCCTGGCAACCGGCATAGACTACGGTGTGGTGTTCGGCGCATTCGCTGGTGCGGTGTTCTACGTCGCTACAGCGGTAAACATCAGTCGACTTAAGCTGGTGGGCTACTTCATCACATCATTCATCTTCGGTGTTATCGGTGCGCCTCTGCTTGGTTCGTACTTCTCAAAGTGGACGGGCTACAGCGACAGGCCGCTTGATGCGCTGGGTGCGGTAATCGTTGCTGCGGTGGCGATCAAGCTGCTGACGTTCGTCAACAGTCAGGATTTGGGCAGCCTGTTTGGAATTCTCTCTCGCTTACGTGGAGGAGGGGCCAGCAATGGTAACAAGTGA
- a CDS encoding phage holin family protein, giving the protein MVTSDPSAMANALICGVIVVALMFYQRGGARHRPLVSLMAYFTVLVYASVPFRYLFGLYHESHWFVVLVNVLICAAVLWARGNVARIIDVLRHSHDQRRNF; this is encoded by the coding sequence ATGGTAACAAGTGATCCGAGTGCAATGGCAAACGCTCTTATCTGTGGAGTCATTGTCGTTGCCCTGATGTTCTACCAGCGCGGCGGGGCGAGACATCGCCCTCTGGTATCGCTGATGGCTTATTTCACGGTGCTGGTATACGCCAGCGTCCCTTTTCGTTACCTGTTCGGCCTGTACCATGAATCACACTGGTTCGTGGTGCTGGTGAACGTCCTGATATGCGCCGCCGTTCTCTGGGCTCGTGGAAACGTAGCACGCATCATTGACGTCCTGAGGCATTCACATGACCAAAGACGAAATTTTTAA
- a CDS encoding glycoside hydrolase family 108 protein, with amino-acid sequence MTKDEIFNAILGKEGGYVNHPDDKGGPTNWGITQAVARAHGFTGDMRNLTRQQALDILTADYWTGPRFDLVYEVSPAIAAELCDTGVNMGPSVQTKWFQRWLNVFNIQGTLYPDLIADGFIGPRTISALKSYLTRRGKEGELVMLRALNCSQGQRYLELAEQRSANEAFVYGWVKERVVI; translated from the coding sequence ATGACCAAAGACGAAATTTTTAATGCCATCCTCGGTAAAGAGGGCGGCTACGTTAATCACCCTGACGATAAGGGCGGTCCAACTAACTGGGGGATCACACAAGCGGTAGCTCGCGCCCACGGATTCACCGGGGATATGCGAAACCTGACCCGCCAGCAGGCGCTGGATATCCTGACGGCTGACTACTGGACAGGGCCACGCTTTGATCTTGTTTATGAGGTATCACCAGCCATCGCCGCAGAACTGTGCGATACCGGCGTTAACATGGGCCCATCGGTGCAGACCAAATGGTTCCAGCGCTGGCTGAACGTGTTCAACATTCAGGGCACGCTCTATCCCGATCTTATTGCAGATGGTTTTATCGGCCCGCGAACGATCAGCGCGTTAAAAAGCTATCTTACCCGGCGCGGAAAAGAGGGCGAGTTGGTTATGCTCCGGGCCCTGAATTGCAGCCAGGGTCAGCGTTATCTCGAACTGGCAGAACAGCGCAGCGCGAACGAGGCGTTTGTTTATGGCTGGGTAAAGGAACGGGTGGTTATATGA